The genome window GTCCAGGGCAGCCGCCAGCCCCGCGCCGTCTACCTGGTCAACCTGGACAGCGGCGCCGTGGAATGGACGGACGTTTTTATTGAGCGTGACCAGGGGCAAGGAAAGCCCTGGCAGCAGAAGCTCCTATCCCGCCTTAGTCAGGCCTGGATCAATGGTAACAGCCGGCCGGCTGAAATTTTCACCGCCCAAGGCAGCCTTTACGACCAGGTCCGGGCCGATTTTGCCGCCGCCGGGATCAGCTTCCAGTTTAACGAGGACAGCTACGTCGGCGATGACCTCTTGGCCTTTTTGCGTCGGGGCCCCCTGCGTTAAAGCCAGGCCGCCGGTGGGCGTCGGATAAGGCGAACGCACCGGTTAAGACGGAACAAAGTGGTTACAAATTGTTCCTTTTAAGCCATACCGGTCTTTTTTGTGCTAAACTATCTGCAAACCCTTAGTATGGAAAGGATGTGGCTTCATTTGCGTCAAAGATGTTTGGCATTGCTTTTGGCCCTGGTATGTGGCCTGGCCGTTTTATGCGCCCAGGCGGCGCCGGCCCAGGCGGCTCAGCCGGAATATGCCTATGTTCCCCTGAAAAGTGCAGCTGTCGTTCAACAAGATGGTGTTTGGTTGCCCCTCCGGTCCACCTTTAAAGATTTGAACATGGACTTGGTTTGGCGGGCGGAAGGCCAGGATAAGATCAAACTGACCCACGGTCAGCAGAATTACGAAATTGGCTTGACCCAGCGCAACACCAGGATTACCTTATCTGACGGCTCTACCTATCCGCTCGTGATTAAAAACGGATCGGCCTATGTCCCGCTCAGCCTGTTTGAAAATATTGTTAACCGTAACATCGGGCTGTCCGGTAACCAAATGCTGGTCTTGGTGGATGGCGATCCCAACTGGCAAATGGTTGGCGGCACCTGGACCAACCAAAAGCCCATGTGGGCCCACATGAATGCCTACCAGGCACCGCAAGTGGCCAAAGTGGCGCCCCCCAGCACCACCAACCCGAAAGCCACTTCGCCGACCCCGGCCCTTGCAGAAGCAAACAAGGTGAATACCGCTCCGGTCACGACCGGTGACCAGTTGATCTGGCCCACCACGGCCACCTATATTTCTTCCCCCTTCGGTCAACGGGTCTACCCCCTGGGCAATGGCGTCCAGACCGATTTTCACACTGGTGTTGACATTGCCGGTGCGGCAGGAGACCCGATTTTTGCCGCTGCAGCAGGGGTGGTCACCCGCGCGGAAGCCTTCTCTACCTACGGCAATTGCATTGACATCACCCACCCGTCCGGTTTGGTGACCCGCTATGCCCATTTGCAGAGCATTTCAGTGGTCGTTGGCCAACCGGTGGGCCAGGGCCAGGTCATTGGCGCCCAAGGCATGACCGGCGCCGCTACAGGCCCCCACTTGCACTTTGAAACGCGTGTCAATGGTAAGGCCGTTGATCCGGATGCCTTTATTCATTATCGTTAACAGATGACTGAACCGCCTTCGCATGTTTCGTTCGTATGAATCGTTTGCATGTATCGAGGGCGGTTTCTTGATTGCAGCAGTTGACCGGTTAGCGGTGCTGAGCCGCCGGCAGTTGCCCTTGCTGATTGGCTTGCAAAGGAGAACGTTATGAGCAAAAAAATTCAAATGGTCGTCCTCGACTGGGCCGGCACGACGGTGGATTACGGGTCTCTGGCGCCCCTGGACACCATGACCGCTATCTTTGAAGCGGAGGGCCTCAGCCTGGCGCCCCATGAGATCAACGCCTATATGGGGATGGCCAAACGGGACCACATCGCCTGCCTGCTAACAAAGGCGCCCGGCGCTGACCAATGGCTGGCTAAAACTGGCCGTCCTGCAAGTGAAGGGGATATTGATGCCCTTTACGGTGCCTTTGAAAGCCAGATTGAGCCGGCCATCCTGGGCCACGCCCGCTTGATTGATGGGGTGGCGGAGATGACCGCCGCCTTACGGGCCCGCGGCCTTGCGGTGGCCTCCACCACCGGTTACACCCGGGCCATGATTGAGGCCCTTTTGCCCATTGCCAAAGACCAGGGCTATGCTCCGGACTGTGTGGTGACCGGCGATGATGTGAATAGCTCCCGTCCGGCCCCCTTTATGATTTATGAATGCATGCGGCAATTGAACATCTACCCGGCCGATAGGGTGGTCAAGGTGGGCGACACGGTTTTAGACATCGGCGAAGGGAAAAACGCCGGCGCCTTGGCCATTGGCGTCTTGGAAGGGAGCAACCTCATCGGCCTCTCTCAAGCCACCTTTGAGGGCTTATCGGAAGCCAGGCAGGAGGCCTTGTGCAATGCGGCCAGGGAAAAATACATTGCCGCCGGCGCCGACATGGTGATTCAACGCATTGCCGACCTGCCGGCCGCCATCGACGCTTTAAATGCCCAGATGGGCAGCCGTTGACCGGCGTCGTTGATTGCTAGCAAGTTGATCGTTAAAAAGCAATAAAGATTAAAAAGGGGGCCTTCTGCCGAGACTTGGCAGAAGGCCCCCCCTTTTTTTATGCTGGCTATTTTTGGCTACTGGTCCTTACCCTGTGGCGGTTGACCCCGCAATTCATGCCGGTAGCGGAAGAGGAAG of Peptococcus niger contains these proteins:
- a CDS encoding M23 family metallopeptidase, which translates into the protein MRQRCLALLLALVCGLAVLCAQAAPAQAAQPEYAYVPLKSAAVVQQDGVWLPLRSTFKDLNMDLVWRAEGQDKIKLTHGQQNYEIGLTQRNTRITLSDGSTYPLVIKNGSAYVPLSLFENIVNRNIGLSGNQMLVLVDGDPNWQMVGGTWTNQKPMWAHMNAYQAPQVAKVAPPSTTNPKATSPTPALAEANKVNTAPVTTGDQLIWPTTATYISSPFGQRVYPLGNGVQTDFHTGVDIAGAAGDPIFAAAAGVVTRAEAFSTYGNCIDITHPSGLVTRYAHLQSISVVVGQPVGQGQVIGAQGMTGAATGPHLHFETRVNGKAVDPDAFIHYR
- the phnX gene encoding phosphonoacetaldehyde hydrolase, with product MSKKIQMVVLDWAGTTVDYGSLAPLDTMTAIFEAEGLSLAPHEINAYMGMAKRDHIACLLTKAPGADQWLAKTGRPASEGDIDALYGAFESQIEPAILGHARLIDGVAEMTAALRARGLAVASTTGYTRAMIEALLPIAKDQGYAPDCVVTGDDVNSSRPAPFMIYECMRQLNIYPADRVVKVGDTVLDIGEGKNAGALAIGVLEGSNLIGLSQATFEGLSEARQEALCNAAREKYIAAGADMVIQRIADLPAAIDALNAQMGSR